The following nucleotide sequence is from Microbacterium arborescens.
GCCAACCGGTCGTCGGACCCGGTGACGAGGGTCGCGAGGTCGAGCGCGAGCTGCTCGACCGCGAGCGTGTCGCCGGCCGGCACCGGTGCACCGAGGGGGTGCCCTTCGGCGTCGATGACGGTGACGTCGTAGCCTTCGCGGGTGAGGCGGGCGACGGCCGAGACGGCGGCCGTCACAGCGGCCTCGAAGGTCGGGTCCTCGCCCGGCAGCGACGCGGCCGGCGCCCACCGGACTGCCGCCCGGTCGAGCACGACGGTGGCCTCGGGCGTGGACTCCTGCTCCTCCTGGCGCACCATCAGCTCGTCGTGGTGGGCGCTCGCCCGCCAGTTGATCCGCCGCATCGAGTCGCCCGGGGCGTAGGTGCGCGGGATCAGGTTGTCGGCCCCCTCGCCCAGCTGGTGAGTCGCGGTGTGGAGGCTGCCGCCGGCCTCGCCCGGATACTCCGCCAGCGGCGGCAGCATCACGGTGGCCGGTGCGACGGTGATCGGCTCCACGGCGCCCACCCGCACGCTGCGACGGGTGAACCCGAAGGGATCGGTGACGACGATCGCGAAGGGACCGACATCGCGGATGCCGCGCCGGGTACCGCGGATGCGGTAGGTCAGGCGCACGCGGTCGAGGGCGGCGGCGCCGGTGAGGATGCCGGAGGCGTCGCCCTCGACACCGTCCGGCAGGGCGTCGGTCCATCGGGCGATCGCGCCCGAGAGACCGCCGCGAGCCGTTGCATGCACCGTCACGGTGCTCTCGCTGCCGACGGCCGTCACGTCGGGGGAGAACGAGCGCGAGACATCGCCGTAGCGGTGGACGAACCACAGCGACATCCAGCCCAGCGCGACACTCGCGATCAGCAGCACGCCGACGTAGACGAGCTCCGGGACGCCGAACGAGTGAGCGCACACGACGGCGGCGAGCCCGATCACGACCGCACCGACGCCGCGGGGCGTCAGCGGCCAGGCACGCCGGAGGATGCGGCCCAGCGGCGGGCGCCGGCGGGCCTGGGCAGGAGAACCGGTCATGGCGGGCTCAGCGGACCGGAAGCGGGACCGGCACCGTCGCGGCGATGTCGGCGAGCGCCGCCTCGACCACCTCGGCGCCGCTCCGGCCGCGGGATGCGCCGGTCGTCCGCGCCGGGATGAGGCGGTGGGCCAGAACCGGCTGCAGGAGCGCGACGATGTCGTCGGGGATGACGAAGGGGCGGCCGTCGAGCGCCGCCCACACTTTGGCGGCGCGGACGAGCTGCAGCGTGGCGCGCGGGCTGGCGCCCAGGCGGAGGTCGCGGTGATCGCGGGTGGCCCGGGCGATGGCGACGGCGTACTCCTCGACCGCGGGCGAGACGTGCAGGCTCCGTGCCCACGCGATGAGCCCCCGAACCTCGTGCGCCGTGATGACGGCCGCGAGCGAGGAGAGGGGGTTGACGGTGTCGCGCTCGCGCAGCATCCGGGCCTCGGACGCAGCGTCGGGATAGCCCATGGAGATGCGCATCATGAACCGGTCGCGCTGCGCCTCCGGCAGCGCGTACGTGCCCTCCATCTCGAGGGGGTTCTGCGTCGCGACCACCAGGAACGGCGCGGGAAGCCCGTGGGTGCGGCCGTCCACGGTCACCTGACGTTCCTCCATCGCCTCCAGCAGTGCCGACTGCGTCTTGGGGGAGGAGCGGTTGATCTCGTCGGCGATGACGATGTGGGCGAAGATCGCCCCCTGCTTGAACTCGAACTCGCGGTCGGCCTGATTGAACACGCTCACGCCGGTGACGTCGCCGGGGAGCAGGTCGGGGGTGAACTGGATGCGGCGCACGGTGGCATCGACCGTCGCGGCCAGCGCACGCGCGAGCATCGTCTTCCCGACGCCCGGCACGTCCTCGATGAGGAGGTGCCCCTCGGCGAGCAGGCACACCAGTGCCGAGCGCACGGCCTCGGGCTTGCCGTCGATGACGCGG
It contains:
- a CDS encoding DUF58 domain-containing protein, whose protein sequence is MTGSPAQARRRPPLGRILRRAWPLTPRGVGAVVIGLAAVVCAHSFGVPELVYVGVLLIASVALGWMSLWFVHRYGDVSRSFSPDVTAVGSESTVTVHATARGGLSGAIARWTDALPDGVEGDASGILTGAAALDRVRLTYRIRGTRRGIRDVGPFAIVVTDPFGFTRRSVRVGAVEPITVAPATVMLPPLAEYPGEAGGSLHTATHQLGEGADNLIPRTYAPGDSMRRINWRASAHHDELMVRQEEQESTPEATVVLDRAAVRWAPAASLPGEDPTFEAAVTAAVSAVARLTREGYDVTVIDAEGHPLGAPVPAGDTLAVEQLALDLATLVTGSDDRLAGLPRLFAGTVAGPVVVVSARVTTADADALAPLVAHSALPVLLAADSSDEAIARASGAGWRAAVLSAEGDLTETWRAATERGTARAAF
- a CDS encoding AAA family ATPase — its product is MTNDGTQAAFGPDRFAATTDAISASIARVIDGKPEAVRSALVCLLAEGHLLIEDVPGVGKTMLARALAATVDATVRRIQFTPDLLPGDVTGVSVFNQADREFEFKQGAIFAHIVIADEINRSSPKTQSALLEAMEERQVTVDGRTHGLPAPFLVVATQNPLEMEGTYALPEAQRDRFMMRISMGYPDAASEARMLRERDTVNPLSSLAAVITAHEVRGLIAWARSLHVSPAVEEYAVAIARATRDHRDLRLGASPRATLQLVRAAKVWAALDGRPFVIPDDIVALLQPVLAHRLIPARTTGASRGRSGAEVVEAALADIAATVPVPLPVR